The following are from one region of the Sandaracinus amylolyticus genome:
- a CDS encoding GNAT family N-acetyltransferase: MLRLAEPLEAHLVVDYLDRNRAHLVRWEPDPPPGFYTEGYWHERIHQLRREEDEGRLVRVHLFERDAREARVVGTIGLSNIVRGAFHNAHLGFGLDGALEGRGFMREALEGMIAYAFGPLELHRLEANHQPHNLRSAGLLRRLGFVPTGYARDYLHIDGAWRDHVQTALINDRWRKSSRS, from the coding sequence GTGCTCCGCTTGGCGGAGCCACTCGAGGCGCACCTCGTGGTGGACTACCTCGATCGCAACCGGGCGCACCTCGTGCGGTGGGAGCCCGATCCTCCGCCCGGCTTCTACACCGAGGGGTACTGGCACGAGCGCATCCACCAGCTCCGTCGCGAGGAGGACGAGGGGCGCCTGGTGCGCGTGCACTTGTTCGAGCGCGATGCGCGCGAAGCGCGCGTGGTGGGGACGATCGGGCTCTCGAACATCGTGCGCGGCGCGTTCCACAACGCGCACCTCGGCTTCGGTCTCGACGGCGCGCTCGAGGGGCGCGGCTTCATGCGCGAGGCGCTCGAGGGGATGATCGCGTATGCGTTCGGCCCGCTCGAGCTGCACCGCCTCGAGGCGAACCACCAGCCGCACAACCTGCGCAGCGCAGGGCTCTTGCGACGGCTGGGGTTCGTGCCGACCGGCTACGCGCGCGACTACCTGCACATCGACGGCGCGTGGCGCGACCACGTGCAGACCGCGCTGATCAACGATCGTTGGAGGAAGAGCTCCCGTTCTTGA
- a CDS encoding M16 family metallopeptidase codes for MTRARLSLFALIAIALTTVIAVAQERPASPERAARRSPPPSEAPRPSDAIFPNRPEVERLPNGLTVVTVQWPSPGIVAYYSMVRVGSRDEVEEGHSGFAHFFEHMMFRGTERHSQHEYERTLQGFGADNNAFTSQDYTCYTITAPTRALPTVIELEADRFQHLSYDENVFRTEAGAVRGEYQVWSSNPSQPLWESLSEMAFTRHTYGHTTIGYLRDIEAMPTRYEYARQFFRRYYTPDNTTLIVVGDYGDRAALMAKIREQYGAWRGRRDRPRIPTEPEPTQGARRDLPWAGATPPRMFVGWRIPAFESTDARRREAALRETAALQIVHDLAFDESSPLYQRLVVQDQSVLELESWAGEQTRDPGLLVVTAAMTPGQAFDPILDAIQAEMTRIGAGEIPAERVRAVQQHLRYALAMGLETPSSVAGFIAGMLAVSGRIEAIDDYLRALEQVTPEDVARVARTYLVPERRYVATLAQREGGAQ; via the coding sequence ATGACGCGAGCACGTCTGTCCCTCTTCGCGCTGATCGCGATCGCCCTGACGACGGTGATCGCGGTCGCTCAGGAGCGTCCTGCTTCTCCCGAGAGAGCAGCGCGGCGCTCGCCGCCACCCTCGGAAGCTCCACGACCGAGCGACGCGATCTTCCCGAATCGCCCCGAGGTCGAGCGCCTCCCCAACGGGCTCACCGTCGTCACGGTGCAGTGGCCGAGCCCGGGGATCGTCGCCTACTACTCGATGGTCCGCGTCGGCTCGCGCGACGAGGTCGAAGAAGGGCACAGCGGATTCGCGCACTTCTTCGAGCACATGATGTTCCGCGGGACCGAGCGTCACTCGCAGCACGAGTACGAGCGCACGCTCCAGGGCTTCGGCGCGGACAACAACGCGTTCACCTCGCAGGACTACACCTGTTACACGATCACCGCGCCCACGCGCGCGCTGCCGACGGTGATCGAGCTCGAGGCCGATCGCTTCCAGCATCTCTCGTACGACGAGAACGTGTTCCGCACCGAGGCGGGCGCGGTGCGCGGCGAGTACCAGGTCTGGTCGAGCAATCCCTCGCAGCCGCTCTGGGAGTCGCTCAGCGAGATGGCGTTCACGCGCCACACGTACGGGCACACGACGATCGGGTACCTGCGCGACATCGAGGCGATGCCCACGCGCTACGAGTACGCGCGGCAGTTCTTCCGGCGTTACTACACGCCCGACAACACGACGCTGATCGTCGTCGGCGACTACGGTGATCGCGCCGCGCTCATGGCGAAGATCCGCGAGCAGTACGGCGCGTGGCGCGGCCGTCGTGATCGTCCGCGCATCCCGACCGAGCCCGAGCCGACGCAGGGCGCGCGTCGTGATCTACCGTGGGCCGGCGCGACCCCGCCGCGCATGTTCGTAGGCTGGCGCATCCCCGCGTTCGAGTCGACGGATGCGCGCCGTCGCGAGGCCGCGCTGCGCGAGACCGCGGCGCTGCAGATCGTGCACGACCTCGCGTTCGACGAGTCGTCGCCGCTCTACCAGCGCCTCGTGGTGCAGGACCAGAGCGTGCTCGAGCTCGAGTCGTGGGCGGGCGAGCAGACGCGGGATCCCGGGTTGTTGGTGGTCACCGCCGCGATGACGCCGGGGCAGGCGTTCGATCCGATCCTCGACGCGATCCAGGCCGAGATGACGCGCATCGGGGCCGGCGAGATCCCCGCGGAGCGGGTCCGCGCGGTGCAGCAACACCTGCGCTACGCGCTCGCGATGGGGCTCGAGACGCCGAGCTCGGTCGCGGGCTTCATCGCGGGCATGCTCGCGGTGAGCGGTCGCATCGAGGCGATCGACGACTACCTGCGCGCGCTCGAGCAGGTGACGCCCGAGGACGTCGCGCGTGTCGCGCGCACGTACCTGGTGCCGGAGCGCCGCTACGTCGCGACGCTCGCCCAGCGTGAGGGAGGTGCGCAGTGA
- the gpmI gene encoding 2,3-bisphosphoglycerate-independent phosphoglycerate mutase: protein MSPAPKSLTLARHPRFPGVKGPVVVAVMDGVGIGARDDGDAVHLARTPNLDWLIAEAPFRLLRAHGTAVGLPSDDDMGNSEVGHNALGAGRVFDQGAKLVNAAIESGKLFEGDAWRTAIARVKQTGQPLHFLGLLSDGNVHSHIEHLFALIRRAAQEGVQKVRVHVLLDGRDVPETSALTYVEMLEQVLAEIRATGKDYRVASGGGRMKVTMDRYEAEWPMVDRGWKHHVRGEGRGFRSLGEAIETLRAETPGVIDQNLPGFVIVGDDGKPVGRIEDGAAVILFNFRGDRAIEITRAFEEDTFTKFDRGPKPDVFFAGMMQYDGDLKLPAHFLVPPPEIDRTLSEHLAANGVSQLAISETQKFGHVTYFWNGNRSEARAGETWIEVPSDTRPFEERPWMKAAEITDQLVDQLRTGKHRHARLNWANGDMVGHTGVREPAIVAVESVDLQIGRLLPVIKELQGALLITADHGNADEMYERDKKTGAIQRDKQGRPKAKTSHTLNPVPCCLYAPSAPELRFDETMKNAGLANVAATVLHLLGYAAPADYLPSLLTTSE, encoded by the coding sequence ATGTCTCCGGCACCCAAGTCCCTGACGCTCGCGCGTCATCCTCGTTTTCCCGGTGTGAAGGGCCCGGTGGTCGTCGCCGTGATGGATGGCGTCGGCATCGGCGCGCGCGACGACGGCGATGCGGTGCACCTCGCGCGCACGCCGAACCTCGACTGGCTGATCGCGGAGGCGCCGTTCCGCCTGCTGCGTGCTCACGGCACCGCGGTGGGCCTGCCGAGCGACGACGACATGGGCAACAGCGAGGTCGGGCACAACGCGCTCGGCGCGGGGCGCGTGTTCGATCAGGGCGCGAAGCTCGTCAACGCCGCGATCGAGAGCGGCAAGCTCTTCGAGGGCGACGCGTGGCGCACCGCGATCGCGCGCGTGAAGCAGACCGGGCAGCCGCTGCACTTCCTCGGTCTGCTCAGCGACGGCAACGTCCACTCGCACATCGAGCACCTGTTCGCGCTCATCCGTCGCGCCGCGCAGGAAGGCGTGCAGAAGGTCCGCGTGCACGTGCTGCTCGACGGACGCGACGTGCCCGAGACGAGCGCGCTCACCTACGTCGAGATGCTCGAGCAGGTGCTCGCGGAGATCCGCGCGACCGGTAAGGACTATCGCGTCGCGTCCGGTGGTGGCCGCATGAAGGTCACGATGGATCGCTACGAAGCCGAATGGCCGATGGTCGACCGCGGCTGGAAGCACCACGTGCGCGGCGAGGGGCGCGGCTTCCGCTCGCTCGGCGAGGCGATCGAGACGCTGCGCGCCGAGACGCCCGGGGTGATCGATCAGAACCTTCCCGGCTTCGTGATCGTCGGCGACGACGGCAAGCCGGTCGGGCGCATCGAGGACGGCGCGGCGGTCATCCTCTTCAACTTCCGCGGCGACCGCGCGATCGAGATCACGCGCGCCTTCGAAGAGGACACGTTCACCAAGTTCGATCGCGGTCCGAAGCCCGACGTCTTCTTCGCCGGGATGATGCAGTACGACGGCGACCTGAAGCTGCCCGCGCACTTCCTCGTCCCGCCCCCCGAGATCGACCGCACGCTCTCCGAGCACCTCGCAGCGAACGGCGTGTCGCAGCTCGCGATCAGCGAGACCCAGAAGTTCGGCCACGTGACGTACTTCTGGAACGGCAACCGCAGCGAGGCGCGCGCTGGCGAGACGTGGATCGAAGTGCCGAGCGACACGCGCCCGTTCGAGGAGCGGCCGTGGATGAAGGCGGCCGAGATCACCGACCAGCTCGTCGATCAGCTGCGCACCGGCAAGCATCGCCACGCACGCCTGAACTGGGCGAACGGCGACATGGTCGGTCACACCGGCGTGCGCGAGCCCGCGATCGTCGCGGTCGAGTCGGTCGATCTGCAGATCGGTCGACTGCTGCCGGTGATCAAGGAGCTCCAGGGCGCGCTGCTGATCACCGCGGATCACGGCAACGCCGACGAGATGTACGAGCGCGACAAGAAGACCGGCGCGATCCAGCGCGACAAGCAGGGCCGCCCGAAGGCGAAGACCAGCCACACGCTGAACCCGGTGCCGTGCTGTCTCTACGCGCCGAGCGCGCCCGAGCTCCGCTTCGACGAGACGATGAAGAACGCCGGTCTCGCGAACGTCGCGGCGACCGTGCTGCACCTGCTCGGCTATGCCGCACCGGCCGACTACCTTCCGAGCCTCCTCACCACGAGCGAGTGA
- a CDS encoding sulfite exporter TauE/SafE family protein — MITDASAVELVVLALVGLVAGWINTVAGAGSLLLLPALIFTGLDASAANATNRLGILATTIAAVLGYRRAGLSVGRNELVLTGAAMVGGGIGSFIATLLAPEQMQIAIVIAMGVMLVLSLIPTKKKKDETKRAEGEAPPPPPKLPPPTPGMIAAFVAIGTYGGFLQAGVGIVALLYLSIAHGVSLVASNVVKSTVTLALTVIAIAVFAARGETIDLVRGGVLAATSAIGGLVGARATVALGDRFVRIAVVVAVVASMVKLVYDMI, encoded by the coding sequence GTGATCACCGACGCGAGCGCAGTCGAGCTCGTCGTGCTCGCGCTGGTCGGGCTCGTCGCCGGGTGGATCAACACGGTGGCGGGCGCGGGCTCGCTGCTGCTGCTGCCGGCGCTGATCTTTACCGGGCTCGACGCGAGCGCGGCGAACGCGACGAACCGGCTCGGCATCCTCGCGACCACGATCGCGGCGGTGCTCGGCTATCGGCGCGCCGGGCTCTCGGTCGGACGCAACGAGCTCGTGCTCACGGGCGCGGCGATGGTGGGCGGCGGGATCGGCTCGTTCATCGCGACGCTGCTCGCGCCGGAGCAGATGCAGATCGCGATCGTGATCGCGATGGGCGTCATGCTCGTGCTCTCGCTGATCCCCACGAAGAAGAAGAAGGACGAGACGAAGCGCGCCGAGGGCGAGGCGCCGCCGCCTCCTCCGAAGCTGCCGCCGCCGACGCCGGGGATGATCGCGGCGTTCGTCGCGATCGGGACCTACGGCGGGTTCCTCCAGGCCGGGGTCGGGATCGTCGCGCTGCTCTACCTGTCGATCGCGCACGGCGTGTCGCTGGTCGCGTCGAACGTCGTGAAGAGCACGGTGACGCTCGCGCTGACGGTGATCGCGATCGCGGTGTTCGCGGCGCGCGGCGAGACGATCGACCTGGTGCGCGGTGGGGTCCTCGCGGCGACCAGCGCGATCGGCGGGCTCGTGGGCGCACGCGCCACCGTCGCGCTGGGGGATCGCTTCGTGCGCATCGCGGTCGTGGTCGCGGTCGTCGCGAGCATGGTGAAGCTCGTCTACGACATGATCTGA
- a CDS encoding serine/threonine-protein kinase: MRRSLDPTLQPGATLDGRFRLVREIAAGAMGAVWEAIDTTGRAADPHVEAGTVVALKVLRPELHSEPSIRRRFRREASVLQSISHPAVVRILDLGTDAGDRSYTVMELLKGETLEARLARDRRLDAPTLAPMLRAIADGLGAVHAHGVIHGDLKPSNVFLTEGGETPVKIVDFGLSKIEGLERLTRTGELTGTPAYMAPELLTGASELDARLDQYALGVVLYQALAGRLPFVKVHPGALMFEIVMGQGTPLREAAPDVPEAVCAVVAKAMAPKREDRYADVLELARALEAASA, translated from the coding sequence GTGAGGCGCTCTCTCGACCCGACGCTGCAGCCCGGCGCGACGCTCGACGGACGCTTCCGTCTGGTGCGCGAGATCGCGGCCGGCGCGATGGGCGCGGTGTGGGAGGCGATCGACACCACCGGGCGTGCCGCCGATCCCCACGTCGAGGCGGGCACCGTGGTCGCGCTCAAGGTGCTGCGGCCCGAGCTGCACTCGGAGCCTTCGATCCGCCGGCGCTTCCGGCGCGAGGCGTCGGTGCTGCAGTCGATCTCGCACCCCGCGGTGGTGCGCATCCTCGACCTCGGGACCGACGCCGGCGATCGCTCGTACACGGTGATGGAGCTCTTGAAGGGCGAGACGCTCGAGGCGCGGCTCGCGCGCGACAGGCGGCTCGACGCGCCGACGCTCGCGCCGATGCTGCGCGCGATCGCCGACGGGCTCGGCGCGGTGCACGCGCACGGCGTGATCCACGGCGACCTCAAGCCCTCGAACGTGTTCCTCACCGAGGGCGGCGAGACCCCGGTGAAGATCGTCGACTTCGGCCTCTCGAAGATCGAAGGGCTCGAGCGGCTCACGCGCACCGGCGAGCTCACTGGCACGCCGGCGTACATGGCGCCCGAGCTGCTGACCGGCGCGAGCGAGCTCGACGCGCGGCTCGATCAGTACGCGCTCGGCGTCGTGCTCTACCAGGCGCTCGCGGGGCGCCTGCCCTTCGTGAAGGTGCACCCGGGAGCGCTGATGTTCGAGATCGTGATGGGCCAGGGGACGCCGCTGCGCGAGGCCGCGCCCGACGTGCCCGAGGCGGTGTGCGCGGTGGTCGCGAAGGCGATGGCGCCCAAGCGCGAGGATCGCTACGCGGACGTGCTCGAGCTGGCGCGCGCGCTCGAGGCGGCGAGCGCGTGA
- a CDS encoding M16 family metallopeptidase yields the protein MKRTISMLCIAALAGCGGSTGPAPEYPPMPEPETAQGVTGAELPTEPLRDAPVLIEQRSESPIVTVRVVFEAGSGSDPSGREGATALAATLMSEGGAGERSYAQIVDALYPMAAQLGAQVDREQTTFIGRVHRDHVEAFYEIFRDVLLRPQMSAEDFERVKQQMLSALTLELRGNDDETLGKETLQAMLYEGHPFGHPELGTERALTRLTLDDVRAQRARVLCGGRVTIGVAGGYPEGFAPRVARDVGELASEACVGRSALPAPRASESRIWIVDKPQASSVAVSMGMPIDVQRDDEDYPALVLAVAWLGQHRQFVGRLMQSIRERRGMNYGDYAYPEHFEQEGWGVFPLPNIARRQQYFSIWLRPLRPEQAHFGMRLAIAELRNFVENGLDQAELDRIRSYLDGYYALFLQTESRRLGYAIDDAFYGVDRPWLERLRAAWAELTPEQVNAVIRRQIDPARLQIAIVAPDASRLADRIASEQPSPIEYPGRTVPPEVLEQDRVVQELRIGIPRERIRIVPVAQMFAE from the coding sequence GTGAAGAGGACGATCTCGATGCTGTGCATCGCCGCGCTCGCGGGATGTGGCGGCAGCACGGGCCCCGCGCCCGAATATCCGCCGATGCCCGAGCCCGAGACGGCCCAGGGCGTGACAGGCGCCGAGCTCCCGACCGAGCCGCTGCGCGATGCGCCCGTGCTGATCGAGCAGCGCAGCGAGTCGCCGATCGTCACGGTGCGCGTGGTGTTCGAGGCGGGCTCGGGGAGCGATCCCAGCGGGCGCGAGGGCGCGACCGCGCTCGCCGCGACCCTGATGAGCGAAGGCGGCGCGGGCGAGCGCAGCTACGCGCAGATCGTCGACGCGCTCTATCCGATGGCGGCGCAGCTCGGCGCGCAGGTCGATCGCGAGCAGACCACGTTCATCGGTCGCGTGCACCGCGATCACGTCGAGGCGTTCTACGAGATCTTCCGCGACGTGCTCCTGCGCCCGCAGATGAGCGCGGAGGACTTCGAGCGCGTGAAGCAGCAGATGCTCTCGGCGCTCACCCTCGAGCTGCGCGGCAACGACGACGAGACGCTCGGCAAGGAGACGCTGCAGGCGATGCTCTACGAGGGGCATCCGTTCGGACATCCCGAGCTCGGCACCGAGCGCGCGCTCACGCGGCTCACGCTGGACGACGTGCGCGCGCAGCGCGCGCGCGTGCTCTGCGGAGGTCGCGTGACGATCGGCGTCGCGGGGGGCTACCCCGAGGGCTTCGCGCCGCGTGTCGCGCGCGACGTCGGCGAGCTCGCGAGCGAGGCCTGCGTCGGCCGGAGCGCGCTGCCCGCGCCGCGCGCGAGCGAGTCGCGCATCTGGATCGTCGACAAGCCCCAGGCGAGCTCGGTCGCGGTCTCGATGGGCATGCCGATCGACGTGCAGCGCGACGACGAGGACTACCCCGCGCTCGTGCTCGCGGTCGCGTGGCTCGGCCAGCACCGCCAGTTCGTCGGTCGCCTGATGCAGTCGATCCGCGAGCGCCGCGGCATGAACTACGGCGACTACGCGTACCCCGAGCACTTCGAGCAGGAAGGGTGGGGCGTCTTCCCGCTCCCCAACATCGCGCGACGCCAGCAGTACTTCTCGATCTGGCTGCGCCCGCTGCGCCCCGAGCAGGCGCACTTCGGGATGCGTCTCGCGATCGCGGAGCTGCGCAATTTCGTGGAGAACGGGCTCGATCAGGCCGAGCTCGATCGCATCCGCAGCTACCTCGACGGCTACTACGCGCTCTTCCTCCAGACCGAGAGCCGTCGCCTCGGCTACGCGATCGACGACGCGTTCTACGGCGTCGATCGCCCGTGGCTCGAGCGGCTGCGCGCGGCATGGGCCGAGCTCACGCCCGAGCAGGTGAACGCGGTGATCCGCCGCCAAATCGATCCTGCGCGCCTGCAGATCGCGATCGTCGCGCCCGACGCGTCGCGGCTCGCGGATCGCATCGCGAGCGAGCAGCCTTCGCCCATCGAGTACCCGGGGCGCACCGTGCCGCCCGAGGTGCTCGAGCAGGATCGTGTGGTCCAGGAGCTGCGCATCGGCATCCCGCGCGAGCGCATCCGCATCGTCCCGGTCGCGCAGATGTTCGCCGAGTGA
- a CDS encoding alpha/beta hydrolase, giving the protein MRAATDPNAKLRGRLESFVIESAALRGNVLGDPDAREVLVYLPPSYDASSTRRYPVVVILAPYAATNRSMVAWRLWEPSTFELYESLLARGEAEEAILVSPDCCNRWGGSQFLDSPASGLYQSHVAGEVLPAVDARYRTIAEKAGRAVVGRSSGGFGALRIALDRPELFAAVGSHAGDGLFEVSIRPTFTSVAITIDREGGLEKFLERFERTGPKGGGDFDTIAMIATAAAYAPAPDAPFPHCELPFDPRTALPIDAVWQRFLEHDPVVRLERDASAMRDLALVFLDAGDRDEHGLQFAARRMAELLRARGANVRHEEFPGGHRGTHARYAVSLPALIGALAR; this is encoded by the coding sequence ATGCGGGCGGCGACGGATCCCAACGCGAAGCTGCGCGGGCGGCTCGAGTCGTTCGTGATCGAGAGCGCGGCGCTGCGCGGGAACGTGCTCGGCGATCCCGATGCGCGCGAGGTGCTGGTCTATCTGCCGCCCTCGTACGACGCGTCGAGCACGCGCCGTTATCCAGTGGTCGTGATCCTCGCGCCCTATGCGGCGACGAACCGATCGATGGTCGCGTGGCGGCTGTGGGAGCCGAGCACGTTCGAGCTCTACGAGTCGCTGCTCGCGCGCGGTGAGGCGGAGGAGGCGATCCTGGTGTCGCCCGACTGCTGCAATCGGTGGGGAGGGAGTCAGTTCCTCGACTCGCCGGCGAGCGGGCTCTACCAGTCGCACGTCGCGGGCGAGGTGCTGCCCGCGGTCGACGCGCGGTATCGGACGATCGCCGAGAAGGCGGGACGCGCGGTGGTGGGGCGCAGCTCGGGCGGGTTCGGCGCGCTGCGGATCGCGCTCGATCGGCCGGAGCTCTTCGCGGCGGTGGGCAGCCACGCGGGCGACGGGCTCTTCGAGGTGAGCATCCGTCCGACGTTCACGAGCGTCGCGATCACGATCGATCGCGAGGGCGGGCTCGAGAAGTTCCTCGAGCGCTTCGAGCGCACCGGGCCGAAGGGCGGCGGAGACTTCGACACCATCGCGATGATCGCGACCGCGGCGGCCTACGCACCGGCGCCCGATGCGCCCTTCCCTCACTGCGAGCTGCCCTTCGATCCGCGCACCGCGCTGCCGATCGACGCGGTGTGGCAGCGCTTCCTCGAGCACGATCCGGTGGTGCGCCTCGAGCGCGACGCGAGCGCGATGCGCGATCTCGCGCTGGTGTTCCTCGATGCCGGGGATCGCGACGAGCACGGGCTGCAATTCGCGGCGCGCCGGATGGCGGAGCTGCTGCGGGCGCGAGGCGCGAACGTGCGCCACGAGGAATTCCCGGGCGGCCATCGCGGAACGCACGCGCGGTACGCGGTGTCGCTGCCGGCGCTGATCGGCGCGCTCGCGCGGTGA
- a CDS encoding SDR family NAD(P)-dependent oxidoreductase: protein MTKHWQDQVAWITGAGSGIGRALAIELGRQGAIVAVSGRRQQRLEEVAREVEAAGGRALAVPCDVTEESDVVIASSSIVRELGRLDLAIANAGFSVAGAVRDLSAEDWRRQLDTNVIGAAMTARHALPHLERTKGRIALVGSVSALLPTPRMAAYTASKYALRAIGQTLSIELDGTGVSCTLVHPGFVESEIAQVDNQGRHDPSRADKRPKNLMWPADRAAREMLRAIRARKREHVFTGHGKLGAALGQHAPGIAHFVMTRGAAKRQAAAVVKNGSSSSNDR from the coding sequence ATGACGAAGCACTGGCAGGATCAGGTCGCGTGGATCACGGGCGCGGGCAGCGGCATCGGGCGCGCCCTCGCGATCGAGCTCGGGCGACAGGGCGCGATCGTCGCGGTCTCGGGCCGGCGCCAGCAACGGCTCGAGGAGGTCGCGCGCGAGGTCGAAGCGGCGGGCGGTCGCGCGCTCGCAGTGCCGTGCGACGTCACCGAGGAGAGCGACGTCGTCATCGCGTCTTCGAGCATCGTCCGCGAGCTCGGCCGGCTCGATCTCGCGATCGCGAACGCAGGCTTCTCGGTCGCGGGCGCGGTACGCGATCTCAGTGCCGAGGACTGGCGCCGCCAGCTCGACACCAACGTGATCGGCGCCGCGATGACCGCGCGCCACGCGCTGCCGCACCTCGAGCGCACCAAGGGCCGCATCGCGCTCGTCGGCAGCGTCTCCGCGCTGCTCCCCACGCCGCGCATGGCCGCGTACACCGCGTCGAAGTACGCGCTGCGCGCGATCGGTCAGACGCTCTCGATCGAGCTCGACGGCACCGGCGTCTCGTGCACGCTCGTGCACCCCGGCTTCGTCGAGAGCGAGATCGCGCAGGTCGACAACCAGGGCCGCCACGATCCTTCGCGCGCCGACAAGCGCCCGAAGAACCTGATGTGGCCCGCCGATCGCGCGGCGCGCGAGATGCTGCGCGCCATCCGCGCCCGCAAGCGCGAGCACGTCTTCACCGGCCACGGAAAGCTCGGCGCCGCGCTCGGCCAGCACGCGCCCGGCATCGCGCACTTCGTCATGACGCGTGGTGCGGCGAAGCGTCAGGCCGCCGCGGTCGTCAAGAACGGGAGCTCTTCCTCCAACGATCGTTGA
- a CDS encoding DNRLRE domain-containing protein, with the protein MGRSLGWAMLGAMLCASCARGASDELLRDGGALGMAVVDASRDIEQDAGTIEHDAAIPDAGERADAPVERDASMSAVDAGSDAGPPMCALGFADCNGRTSDGCEIDVLLDPAHCGACAHACPATLDAPRCERGTCVRTIELALEDATVDESTPDRALGGETTLLVDAWPARYEALLRPTSLDAIPTGAEVLEARLELTCFDEGDDVRVHALGATWSEASTRWSSRPARREPALASITPRVGRVRIDVTSAVRDWISRGTAEGLALVPSGQNGSDYRSREHGVAGERPRLVVVHR; encoded by the coding sequence ATGGGACGCTCGCTGGGATGGGCGATGCTGGGCGCGATGCTCTGCGCGTCGTGCGCGCGCGGCGCGAGCGACGAGCTGCTGCGCGACGGGGGCGCGCTGGGGATGGCGGTCGTCGACGCGTCGCGTGACATCGAGCAGGACGCGGGGACGATCGAGCACGACGCGGCGATCCCCGATGCGGGCGAGCGCGCGGATGCGCCGGTCGAGCGCGACGCGTCGATGTCGGCGGTCGACGCGGGCTCCGACGCGGGGCCGCCGATGTGCGCGCTCGGATTCGCCGACTGCAACGGGCGCACGAGCGACGGCTGCGAGATCGATGTGCTCCTCGATCCCGCGCACTGCGGCGCGTGCGCTCATGCGTGCCCCGCGACGCTCGATGCACCGCGCTGCGAGCGAGGGACGTGCGTGCGCACGATCGAGCTCGCGCTGGAGGACGCGACCGTCGACGAGAGCACGCCCGATCGCGCGCTCGGCGGCGAGACGACGTTGCTCGTGGACGCGTGGCCGGCGCGCTACGAGGCGCTCCTGCGACCGACCTCGCTCGACGCGATTCCCACGGGCGCGGAGGTGCTCGAGGCGCGGCTCGAGCTCACGTGCTTCGACGAGGGCGACGACGTGCGCGTGCACGCGCTGGGCGCGACGTGGAGCGAGGCGAGCACGCGGTGGTCGAGCCGTCCTGCGCGCCGCGAGCCCGCGCTCGCGAGCATCACGCCGCGCGTGGGGCGCGTCCGGATCGACGTCACGAGCGCCGTGCGCGACTGGATCTCGCGTGGGACCGCCGAAGGTCTCGCGCTGGTGCCCTCGGGCCAGAACGGCAGCGACTACCGGAGTCGCGAGCACGGCGTCGCAGGGGAGCGCCCGCGGCTCGTCGTCGTTCACCGCTGA